From the genome of Glycine max cultivar Williams 82 chromosome 2, Glycine_max_v4.0, whole genome shotgun sequence, one region includes:
- the LOC102660770 gene encoding uncharacterized protein: MQDLEVVTTPGEEPRSSEASSSFPTLGQSHTGVKGDIIMAEQPRRVILEDYSSSSVPQFFTSIAQPEVQAQTIAYPQSLIQLIQNNLFHGLPNEDSYAHLATYIEICNTIRLAGVPEDAVRLSLFSFSLSGEAKRWLHSFKGNGLKTWGEVVEKFLKKYFPESKTVEGKAAISSFHQFPDESLSEALERFRGLLRKIPTHGFSEPIQLNIFIDGLRPQSKQLLDASAGGKIKLKTPKETMEFIENMVASDIAILIDRAHIPTKGSLLELTSQDALLAQSKLLSMQLEVVGCAICDGAHDSGCCIPNEETTHEGQWRNHPGNQFNRDQGGPSIRSKQQGPSLYDWTTKLEETLAQFIQVSMSNQKSTESAIKNLEVQVGQLAK, from the exons atGCAGGACTTAGAAGTAGTAACAACTCCAGGAGAAGAACCTCGATCttctgaggcatcttctagttttcctactCTAGGGCAATCTCATACAGGAGTTAAAGGAGACATTATCATGGCTGAGCAGCCAAGGAGAGTGATCCTTGAAGATTATTCAAGTTCAAGTGTACCCCAATTTTTCACTAGCATTGCACAACCGGAGGTTCAAGCCCAGACCATTGCATACCCTCAATCATTGAttcaattaattcaaaataatttgtttcacgGGTTGCCAAATGAAGATTCATATGCACACCTAGCCACatacattgaaatatgcaacactATTCGATTGGCTGGTGTGCCTGAGGACGCAGTTCGATTGAGCTTGTTTTCGTTCTCATTGTCTGGAGAGgctaagaggtggcttcacTCGTTCAAAGGCAACGGTCTTAAGACCTGGGGTGAAGTTGTTgagaaatttttgaagaaatatttccctgAGTCTAAGACAGTAGAAGGCAAAGCCgccatctcttcttttcaccaatttccaGATGAATCCCTGAGTGAGGCCTTAGAAAGATTTCgtggtttattgagaaagatACCCACTCACGGATTCTCAGAACCGATTCAGCTCAACATTTTTATAGATGGGTTAAGGCCGCAGTCCAAGCAGCTGTTAGACGCTTCTGCtgggggaaaaataaagttgaagaccCCCAAAGAAACCATGGAATTCATTGAAAATATGGTTGCAAGTGACATTGCTATTTTGATAGATAGAGCCCACATTCCAACAAAGGGAAGTCTGCTGGAACTCACATCACAAGATGCTCTATTGGCACAGAGCAAGCTGTTGTCTATGCAACTTGAG GTTGTAGGGTGTGCCATCTGTGATGGAGCTCACGATTCTGGTTGTTGTATCCCTAATGAAGAAACAACTCATGAA GGACAATGGAGGAACCACCCTGGGAATCAATTCAATAGAGACCAGGGTGGACCATCCATAAGGTCAAAgcaacaagggcctagtcttTATGATTGGACaacgaagctggaagagactctggCTCAATTTATACAGGTATCTATGTCAAATCAGAAGAGTACAGAGTCTGCCATAAAGAATCTGGAAGTCCAAGTGGGACAGCTGGCTAAATAG